Genomic DNA from Melioribacteraceae bacterium 4301-Me:
GATTTAATAAGTGTATTTAGAACAATTAACAGATTATTTGATGATTTAGCATTTATCAAGAAGAATTATAACTCAAAAGAGAGAAAGAAATTAAACAAAGCCAAAAAACTCTATAAAGCTATTTTTGATGATGATGAGATAGATTTAACAAAAGTAAAAAGAAAATCACACTCACTTGCAAAACAAATTAGAGATGTTATTGAACCAATCACAATAAGAAGAAATCGATTGGATTTGTTAAAAAATCCAGTTTATAAAAATGAAGTGAAAGAACTCTCAGTTGTTGATAATCCACAAGAATGGTTCTATGATTTGACTGAAGAACAATCAAAATTTTATGATGAAATAATTACAAAATATTTTGCCGACCCTGATGAAGAAGGAGGCAAATTTAAAGGTGCAATTTACAGACCGTTTGAATATGAAAAAGGTTATGGAACAACACTTTTTGATGAAGAAAAAGATAAAGAAGAAAACAGAGAATATATTCAACAGCGCAACTTATTTGATATTATGCGCAGATTGATAATTAAGAGATTTGAAAGTTCATTCGGTGCTTTTGAACAAAGTATAAAGAATTTCAAACATATTACAGAAACTGTTCTAAAGTTCATAGAGAAAACAGGTAATGGAGAACCATTAAAAGGTGAATATATTCTTGACAGAGATTTACTTGAAAGAATTGTAGAGCTTGATTCTGATGAAATACAGGATAAATTAAAAGAATACGAAGACAATATTACAAAGGGAGTCTATCCAAAGAAACATAAGCGGTATAAAATTGAGAACTTCAAATCAAAGAAGAATTTTATTGATGATATAAAGTCAGACATAAAATTATTCGATGAAGTTATTAACAAGCTAAATGAATTGAAACTTATTGATAATGACCCTAAAGTTGAACGCTTACTCAATAATGTCGAGGATGAATTAAATAAACTACCCCTTAATAATGGGCCCAAGCGAAAGATAGTAATCTTTTCTGAGTATGCGGATACAGTTGAATATGTTTATGATAAAATAAGCAGACTAAAACCAGATTTAGCAAAAAGAACACTTGTTGTAACTGGTTCAATCCCTCAATCTAAGATAACAATTATAAACAAAAACTTTGATGCTTCAGCAAAAGAACAGGATAATGATTATGATATTTTGTTAAGTACTGATAAACTGAGTGAAGGATTTAATCTAAATAGAGCAGGAATGGTAATAAACTATGATATTCCCTGGAATCCTGTGCGAGTAATTCAAAGACTTGGAAGAATAAATCGCATAAGCAAAAAAGTTTTTGAAAAGTTATACATTGTTAATTTCTTTCCTACAGAACGAGGTGCAGAATTTGTTAAATCGAGAGAGATAGCACAAAATAAAATGTTTATGATTCATAATACATTGGGAGAAGATTCAAAAATATTTGATGTCGATGAAGAGCCATTTCCAGCAAAACTTTACCAGAAGTTAACTCAAAATATAGAGGAAGCTGAAGATGAAAGTCTTTTCACAAAGGTATTTAATCTTTATAATGAAATTAAAGAACAGCATCCTGAAGTAATAAAAAGATTAAATAATTTTCCTAAAAGAGTAAAAGTGATTAAGCAGTTTAATGAAGATGAAATGATAGTATGTTTTATGAAGAATAGAATGTATATCAAAGTAGGAAATGAGAATGGAATTATGGATTCATCATTGGAGTTGATTATTGATAAAATAAAATGTGACTGCAATGAAAAACCTCTTCCAATTGATGATGATTTCTGGAATTTGTATGAAAGCGTTAAAGAGAATAAAGAAAAAAGTATTTCTCCTAAGTCACAAATCAGCAATGAAAAGAAAGCATTGAATAATATTGATAATTTAATCCGCAGGAATGGAAATGAAAGACTATTAATAATAAAGAATTTTTTAAGAACAATAAGAGAAGATTTAATTGATTACGGGACATTACCAGATTATACGATTAGAAGACTTGCATCATTAAAGCTAAAAGAAGATGATTTGCAGAGTGCTATTGAAGAAATAGAATCTATAAAAAATGAACTTGGGGAAGATTATCTTGAAAAAGAAAAGAAGAAATTACAGAAAGCAGATAAAGAAATAATAATTGCCATAATGAACAAAAAACCATAGCACCTTTTCGTCCTTAGCGTGCTTAGCGGTTTCAATATAACATAACCGCAGAGAACGCAGAGAAGGCGCAGAGAAAAAACTTATACAACTTAGTGACTTTGCAACTTGGCGAGAAATAAATAAAAAAAACTTAGCTTATTAACGAAAAACAAAATGGAAGAATTATGGAAATTAAAGACATCCTAAAATCTTTAACAGAAAAATTCAACTTTAAAGACTTATCAAGATTATTCCGCAATAAAACCAGAACATTTCGAGAAATTGACGAACCATTGAGCTACCTGAACGATGAAAATTTTTCTGATTGTAAATTGTTTGGTGAATTTAAATTAGAAAATTCTGATGAAATGGTAATAGTAACCACAAAAGTAAACAAACCACTTTCCGAACGCACTGGCAAAAAAGCACAATACACACTTGGCAAAAAATTCCTAAAAGATACACAGCGTTATGTTGGCGGCTTTTTTATTTTCTACGATGACAAAGGCGATTTTAGATTCTCACTTATCTACGATATTCCACTTGCAACAGGTAAAAGAGACTGGAGTAATTTCAGAAGATACACTTACTTTGTAAGTAAAGAACAAACCAACAAAACCTTCATTCAACAGATGAAGGAAGCAAAATTCTCATCACTTGATTCAATAATTGAAGCATTTAGCGTCGAAAAAGTTACAAAAGAATTCTATCAAGAAATTGCTAACTGGTATTTCTGGGCAATGGATAAAGTTCAGTTTCCTGATGATGAAGAAAAAGATAAAGAAAAACGTAATGCTAAAAACCTTATAAGATTAATTACACGAATTATCTTTATCTGGTTTATGAAGGAAAAAGAATTAGTCCCTCCAACTTTGTTTGATAAATCATTTATTGATAAGATAATTAACTATAAGGATAAAACCGGCAGTACTTACTACAAAGCTATTCTTCAAAATCTATTTTTTGCTACACTAAATACTTATATGAAGAAAGATAATAAAGAAAGTAGAATTTTTGTAGAAGAAGCTGAAAAGAAGGGTTATCTAAACGACGCTTATTTGCAGCAAGGATATTATCGGTATAGCAGATTTATTAAAGATAAAAAATTATTCCTCGAACAATTTGAAAATGTCCCGTTCCTCAACGGTGGATTGTTTGAATGTCTTGATAAGAAAATTGATGGAAAAGAAATAAGAATTGATTGCTTCTCTGATAATCCTAAAAATGAAACACGATTAAAAGTGCCTGATGAACTTTTCTTTCTTGAAGAAGAAACAGAAACAGATTTATCTAACTATCTTGAAAAAGGAAAGAATAAAAAAGTAACCGGGCTTCTCACTATTCTAAAACGATATAATTTTACAATTGACGAAAACACACCGATTGATCAGGATGTTGCACTTGATCCTGAATTACTTGGTAAAGTGTTTGAAAATCTTTTAGCATCTTATAATCCCGAAACTGCCACCACTGCCCGTAAAGCAACAGGAAGCTATTATACTCCAAGAGAAATTGTCGAGTATATGGTTAATGAATCTTTAGTCGCTCATCTAAAGACAGTATTGAATAATGATAATCAGGAAATTGAGCAAAAATTAAGAATGCTTTTTGATTATGCATCTGAGGAAAATCCTTTTGATGCGCAGACAACTTTGAAATTAATTGATGCTATTGAAAAGATAAAAATTCTGGATCCTGCTTGTGGTAGTGGCGCTTTTCCAATGGGAGTTTTGCATAAACTTGTGCTTGCACTTCACAAACTTGACCCAGATAATAGAATTTGGAAGCAAAGAGTACTCGATAGAGTTCCTCCTGAAATTAGAAGTGAAACCGAGCAGTCTTTACAAAATAAATCTATAGATTATATAAGAAAATTGGGATTAATTGAACATTGTATTTATGGAGTTGATATACAGGAGATTGCAATTCAGATTAGCAAATTAAGATTTTTCATTTCATTACTCGTTGAACAGCGAATTGATGATACAAAACCAAATCGTGATATTCGTGCTTTGCCAAATCTTGAAACAAAATTTGTTGCTGCAAATACATTAATTGGGTTAGAACGACCAGAACAATTAAATTTAATTCCTGGCGAGGTTGAGGAACTTGAAAAGCAGTTATTTAAAGTGAGGGAAGAAATATTTTATACAAACAGCCGCAAAGAAAAATTAGAATTACAGAGAAAGGAAAAGCAATTAAGAGAAAAACTAAAAATTGCATTAAATCATAATGGCTTTCAGAATGATGTCGCAGAAAAAATTACAAGCTGGGACCCATTTGATCAGAACACACATGCTGATTGGTTTGACCCGGAGTGGATGTTCGGAGTAAAAGACAGTTTTGATATTGTGATTGGAAATCCGCCGTACATAAAAGAATATACTCGTAGAGAAGCATTCGATGGTCTAAGGAGTTCACCCTATTATCAAGGCAAAATGGATATATGGTATTTATTCGCTTGCATAGGCATCGATTTATTAAAACAAAATGGTATTCTGACTTTTATTGCGCAAAACAATTGGGTTACAAGCTTCGGTGCATCCAAGTTAAGAAAAAAGGTTATTACAGAGACTGTCATCAGACAACTAATTGATTTTAATGACTATAAAATTTTTGAAAATGCTGGGATTCAAACAATGATTATGATTTTTCAGAAAGATAATTCAAGTGATAATTACAAAATTGATTATAGAAAAATATTAAGTCAGGAACCGACATTTAAAGATGTAATAGACATTTTACAAAAAAACAAAAATGAAAATATCCAATTCTTGATATCAGTAATTCATAGAGAAAGTTACATTGGGAGATCGCTAACATTTAATGACAATAGCACTGAAAAAATTCTTCATAAAATTTACAGTATAACAGAAGACCATCTTAAAGAAAATGAAATTACACAAGGAATTGTTTGCCCTCAAGATTATGTTATAAAAACTACTTTAAAAATTTTAGGAAAAGGTTATCAAATTGGGGATGGAATATTTGTTCTAAGTGATAATGAGAAAGAGAAAATTCCTTTTAATCGAGAAGAGTTGAAGCTATTAAAACCTTATTACACAACAAAGGAATTAGATAGATACTATGCAGTAAGAAAAAATTCAGAATGGATTATATACACTGGTTCACAATTTAAGGACCCTAAAAACATTAGACCATACCCAAATATTAAAAAGCATCTTGATAAATTTCAAAATGTTATTACATCTGATAATAAACCTTATGGATTGCATAGAGCACGTGATGAGAAATTCTTTAAGGGTGAAAAAATTATTGCTGTTCGTAAATGCATAAGACCAACTTTCACTTATACAGATTTTGAATGTTATGTTTCTGCTGCTTTTTACATTATTAAAACAAGCAGATTTAACTTGAAGTATCTAACTGGATTACTGAATTCAAGATTAATAGAATTTTGGCTAAAACATAAAGGCAAAATGCAAGGAAATAATTACCAGATAGATAAAGAACCTTTATTAAATATTCCGCTTCCTTCAATCACTACTGCTAACCAGTCCATGGTTCAGCAAATAGAGGTACTAGTAGATAAAATCCTTGCTGCCAAAAAACAAAACCCGCAGGCAGATACAAGTGCTTGGGAAAAAGAAATAGACAATTTAGTTTACCAGCTTTACGAATTAACTCCGGAAGAAATAGAAATAATAGAATGGGGGAAATGAGTACAGCCGAAAAAAATAATTCAGAAAATTGTTTGAGAATTTGAAAAAATTTAATAGCCACGACTTTTGGCAGAGCCATTCCTTCGGAACAACTCGTGGACAAAGAATAAAAACAAAACAAACCGGCTTCAGCCGAAACGAAGTAGAACATATTTTGGCTAAAGCCAATAACTCTTAAAAATCATTTAATCCACAAACTAAAGTTCGTGGCAAATAGGAAATTAGAGATAGAATGCGAATTTAACTCCGGAAGAAATTGAAATAATAGCAGGGGGAGAGAAAGTTAGAAGAAGAAATAATTTTTAAAGATAGTTTGAGAGATTTGAGTTACAATAAAAAATTGTTTTATTTTTACATGAAATCTTTGTTTAATTACATTAGCATTATGCTTACAGATGAATTAATAAATAAACTTATTACAGAAGAAAAAATTATAACAGAGCCACCTAAGAGAGATTTCAAAGAAGAAAATCAGCATCTTAGGAATGACTTTCAGTTGACTTCATCTGATGGTGTGAGAAAGTATTCTGTTTTTATTAGAAAGCACATTCAATTTTGGGAAAATTTTTCTATAGGTTTGATTTTTCACTCAGAGGAAGGAACAAGCTACAATCTTTTTAGATGTAATGGTAATCACGGTGAAGTATTGGTTGATATTCTAAATCCAACACCACATTTTGGCTATCATATTCATAAATTGACATCGAAAGAGATTGAAAATAATATTTTTGATCCTAAATTGAGCGAGTTGACAAAAGAATATGCTTCTTATGAACAAGCTCTTAATTACTTTTGTAGGTATGTAAACATTAAAGATGCTGACAAATATTTCCCAAACATAAATCAACCGAATTTATTTGAATAACTGAAATGTTGATACAAGAGTACATAAATAGTCTGAAAGAACAGTTTAATAATTTCTTTTACCTTAAAGAAAAAAGAGAAAACATTTTCCAGGTATATGCTCCATTATATCATTCTGATGGTGATATGATGGATATTTTTCTTACCGAAATTCCTGAGAAAGGACTTGTAAGAATCAGCGATTTTGGACTAACATTAATGAGATTGTCATATTCCTTCGATATTGATACCCCCAACAAAGAAAAAATCTTTAACAAAATTCTGGCAGAAAATTCTATTCAAAATAATAGTGGCAATCTATTTATAGATGTTAAACCTGAATATATTTATCACGGACTTATGCAATTTGCACAAGCTGTAAGCAAAATAACTAATATGAGATTATACAAAAGAGAAGTGATACACAGCTTGTTTTTTGAAATGCTCGATGAATTCATAATGACTAAACTGCAAAAATATAATCCACAAAAGAGATTTTATCCTATTCCCGATCACGAAGAATATGAAGTAGATTATTGTTTCAATCATCGGAGAAGACCAATATATTTGTTTGGGGTGAACAATGCTGCTAATGCACGACTTACAACCATCAGTTGTCAGAAATTTATAGCAGAAAAATTGACTTTTAGAAGTCTTGTAGTTTTAGAAAACCTTGATGTAATCGGGAAAAAAGATCAAGCAAGATTAATGTCTGCTGCCGATAAACAATTTCCTTCACTTGAAGAATTTCAAAAACACGCTGAAGAATTCATTGAGAGAGAAAGTCAACTAAATTAAAGCATCTCTTTCCAGTTGAACTTTACAAAAACAAACCACGAAGTGGTGAATTCTCATGAAAACCACTAAAATCGAATGGACAGAAAAAGTTTGGAATCCATCAATTGGGTGTGATAAAGTTTCTGCAGGTTGTAAGTTTTGTTACGCAGAAGTGTTTGCCAAACGATTAAAAGCAATTGGAATTGAAGATTATAAAGATGGATTCACTTTTAAGATATTACCTCACCGGCTCGAAGAACCAGTAAGAATTAAAAAGCCGACAAAGTTTTTTGTTAACTCGATGAGCGATTTATTTCACGAAGAAATGCCGTTTGAATATCTCGATATGATTTTTGATATTATCAGAAAAACTCCTCATCATATCTACCAAATTCTCACTAAACGAGATAAAATTATGCTTGAATATTTTTCAGACAATAAAGCGCCATCAAATGTCTGGCTTGGTGTAAGCGTAGAAAATTCAACATTCAAAAAAAGAATAGATACACTCAGAAAAATAAATGCTCAAGTAAGATTCATTTCTTTTGAGCCACTTATTGGTGCAGTTGGTAGTTTGGATTTAAGGGGTATTCATTGGGCGATAGTTGGTGGAGAATCAGGAAGAAAAGCAAGGCCAATAAAAAAAGAATGGGTTGAAGAAATTTTTAATCAATGTAAAGAGCAAGGAGTTGCATTTTTCTTTAAACAGTGGGGAACTTGGGGAGCAGATGAAGTTAAGAGAAACAAAAAATTAAATGGAAGAATGTTTAAGGGTAAAGTGTGGGATGAATATCCCATAATTTCAGCACTTTAAAGCCAGATAATGAACAAACCAGAAAATGAAATGATTATTTTAATAGATGAGTATAAGATATTGGAATTGATTAATTGCCACAAGTTATAACTCGTGGACAAGATGTATTATAAATGTGCTATATTTGAAGTATGAAAATGGAAATAAAAATAAATAACGACATTCTTTTATGGGCGGTTGATAGGGCTGGTTTGAGTTTAGATGAGATTAGTCAGAAGATACCTTCTTTTATTTCCTGGCTTAAAGGGGAAAAAATTCCAACGCTTAAACAGCTTCAATCTTTTGCACAAAAAGTATATTTACCATTCGGCTATTTGTTTTTAGAAAGACCACCAGAAGAAAAACTTCCCATTCCATTTTTCAGAACTAATCCCAAAGGGACTAGTCAAACGAATCAAGATAAAATTCCTATAAATGTTTTTGATACAATACTGATTGTACAGCAAAGACAAGAATGGTTATCTAATTATCTAAAAGAAAATGATTATGACAGACTTAACTTTGTTGGAAAATTTAGGAATAAGAGTTTTCAGATAGAAGAAGTTGTCGCCGATATAAAAAACACACTAAAGCTTAAAGAGGACTGGGCAAGAGAATTATCTACTTGGGAAAATGCAAAAAATTATTTAGCTGAAAAAATTGAAGAATCCGGTATTATGGTAAATTTCAATAGTGTAGTTGGTAATAATACACGAAGAAAAATAAAAGTAGATGATTGTCGTGGTTTTGTTCTAATTGATGAATATGCACCATTTTTATTTGTCAATTCTGCGGATAGTAAATCCGCACAAATGTTTACTCTTGCACACGAATTAGCTCACATTTGGCTCGGAGAAAGTGCTGGATTTGATTTTAGAAACTTACAGCCAGCTGATAATCCAACAGAAATTTTATGTGATAAAATAGCAGCTGAATTTTTAGTACCAGAAAGTGAGCTTAAATCTGTTTTAGCCTATGATTACAGCATTGAAAAAATTGCCAGAACATTTAAGGTAAGTCAAATAGTTATAGCAAGAAGATTATTTGATATTGGTGAAATGAGTAAAAACAAATTTCTGGAATTTTATAATGAATACATAAAGCGTGATTTCAAGAAAAAAGAAGAACAAGAAGGCGGTGGTGATTTCTATAAAACACAACGTAAACGACTGAGTACTCGGTTCCTGAGCTATGTAAATCAAGCCGTACTAACAAATAAATTATTAATTCGAGAAGCATATCAGTTAACAGGTTTGAAAGGTGATACCTACAATAAATTTATGAGGGAGCACCTTTACTGATGTCGCTTTTTATATTAGACACAAATTTCTTTATTCAATCCCACCGAATTACATATCCGTTAGATGTCGCTACTACTTTCTGGCAAAAAATAAAAAAGTTGTGTCTCGAGAATAAAATAATCAGTATAGATAAAGTAAGAGACGAGATTTTTAAGAATGATGATGAACTAAAAAAATGGATTGAACAAAATATACCAGAAGAATTTTTCAAATCAACTGAAACACTGCAAGTAATATCTGAATATCAAAAAGTTGTTCAATGGGCTAATTCCAAATCAAATCATTATGTTCAAAAAGCAATAAATGATTTTTTAAGATATGAAAATGCAGATGCCTGGATAGTTGCTTATGCAATTTCTTTTAATGACAATTGTCAAATAGTTACACAAGAAAAAAGTGAACCTAATAGAAAAAATAAAATTAAAATCCCGGAAGTCTGCGATGCATTTAATATTCAATACAAGAATATTATAGAGATGTTTAGATTATTAGGTGAAACATTTTAATTGAGTTAATGATTTTCGTAAGTATCCATCAACAGCAAAATTAAATTCCACTAAAATCGAATTGACAGAAAAAGTTTGGAATCCTTCAATTGGATGTGATAAAGTTTCTGCAGGTTGTAAGTTTTGCTATGCAGAAGTGTTTGCCAAATGATTGAACGCTATGGGAGTTGAAGATTATAAAGACGGCTTTACTTTCCACGAAGTGAAGAATACTCATAAAATATTACCTCACCGGCTTGAAGAGCCATTAAAAATTAAAAAACCAGCAAAGTTTTTTGTTAACTTGATGCTTGCCTGCGGCAAGCAGGTTTGAATATCTTGATATGATATTTGATATAATTAGAAAAACTCCGCAGCACATTTACCAAATACTTACAAAGCGTGATAAAATTATGCTCAAATATTTTTTAAATAGAGAAGTACCATCAAATGTTTGGCTTGGTGTTAGTGTTGAAAGTGTGGCATTCAAAAAAAGAAAAGTTAATATTGCATCTGTCGAACCAAAGGAAATACTTTTTGATTGAAACCAATTACGAAACTATTAAAAACTCCGTATCAGTTTAAGACTGATTAATAAAGTAAAGAGAAAGGGGATGACTAAAGAAAAATTAGCTGATAGAATAAAACAACTTATTAATATTTCATATACTCTTATTTCTTTTTCAGAAAGATTACAAAAGTTACATGATAAATATCTACCAAAAACAGCTTTACATAGACACGAATATAAAATATCAAAAATACCGATGTTGATAAGATTTTTTACATTGCACTACTTGGTGGTTGTGGAGAATAGTTTACTTGAAAAAGCCGTTCAGAGTTTTAGGGGAGCCAAGCCCCAAATTTTTCTGAGCAGATTTTCCATTTAATAAAACGTTCTTTGAATCAGTGAAAAATCAAGTTTATAGTTACCGAAAAAGTGATGACAAAATTGATGACTTTTTATAACATTGGATTGAACTTAAGAGAAGTTGAGTTTAAATAGGCTCTCAAAAAAAATTTAATTTTGCGGAAAGGGGGGGATTCGAACCCCCGTGGCGCAAAACTGCACCAAACGGTTTTCGAGACCGCCGCATTCAACCACTCTGCCACCTTTCCATTTGTTCTATTGTAAATTTATAAAATCCTCTATTTATTTCACAAAAAGATGAAAAATAAATGAATTTCTACTCTCGAAAAATTTATACTGAATTATGAATTATATATATTTGCACATTCATTAAATACTAATATTTACTTTAGCTTAAGATTGTAACAGATTCAAAAAACAAACGGAGAGATGCAGGAGTGGTTGAACTGGCACGCCTGGAGAGCGTGTTGGCGCTAAAAGCGCCACGTGGGTTCGAATCCCACTCTCTCCGCTTCTAACAAATACCCTCTAAAGATTAATTAAATTATATGCGTTTATGGTCTATTCACCCCAAATATTTGGATACTAAAGGATTGGTTGCAGTGTGGCGTGAGGCACTTTTAGCAAAAAAAGTGCTTGAAGGAAATACTAAAGGCTACAAAAATCATCCTCAACTAGTTCGCTTTAAAAATTATTCTAAACCATTAAAAGCTATTAACGCTTACTTATTTTTTATTTGGCAGGAATCAAATAAAAGAGGTTATAATTTCTCTTCGCACAAAATAATTAAATCATCTTTGCTGCCAATAATAAAGGTAACAAATGGTCAAATTGAATTTGAGTTTCTCCATCTGTTGGAAAAACTAAAGACAAGA
This window encodes:
- a CDS encoding helicase-related protein, whose amino-acid sequence is MPNYFITNEGTKDLRRRLIQLIGCSKELNFLIGFFYFSGIRELYEGLKGNQDFILKVLVGLDVDKLSYGLIEFSKDEKYSNEERINNFFTSVKTSINSDYFDNKEFYEQVRYFIDLIKNDRLIIRKTYKPNHSKLYLFYLEESQVGRSKLFITGSSNLTRAGLSGQNEFNVEISDYGFDEAEKYFNELWEDAVKINEEPDLKEKLIHIIEDETLIKEITPFEAYALVLKSYLDSFEGKEIGTSLLRILDEKGYKKYQYQLDAVKYALSVIEKHNGVLIADVVGLGKTVIACMIAKHLKSRGLVICPPGLIGDENKTEGWKKYLNEFQLYDWEVRSLGDLENTLEFVRLNDDIQVIVVDEAHRFRNQDTKGYEQLKNICRDKKVILLTATPFNNKPEDVLSLLNLFIIPKKSSITLNDDLISVFRTINRLFDDLAFIKKNYNSKERKKLNKAKKLYKAIFDDDEIDLTKVKRKSHSLAKQIRDVIEPITIRRNRLDLLKNPVYKNEVKELSVVDNPQEWFYDLTEEQSKFYDEIITKYFADPDEEGGKFKGAIYRPFEYEKGYGTTLFDEEKDKEENREYIQQRNLFDIMRRLIIKRFESSFGAFEQSIKNFKHITETVLKFIEKTGNGEPLKGEYILDRDLLERIVELDSDEIQDKLKEYEDNITKGVYPKKHKRYKIENFKSKKNFIDDIKSDIKLFDEVINKLNELKLIDNDPKVERLLNNVEDELNKLPLNNGPKRKIVIFSEYADTVEYVYDKISRLKPDLAKRTLVVTGSIPQSKITIINKNFDASAKEQDNDYDILLSTDKLSEGFNLNRAGMVINYDIPWNPVRVIQRLGRINRISKKVFEKLYIVNFFPTERGAEFVKSREIAQNKMFMIHNTLGEDSKIFDVDEEPFPAKLYQKLTQNIEEAEDESLFTKVFNLYNEIKEQHPEVIKRLNNFPKRVKVIKQFNEDEMIVCFMKNRMYIKVGNENGIMDSSLELIIDKIKCDCNEKPLPIDDDFWNLYESVKENKEKSISPKSQISNEKKALNNIDNLIRRNGNERLLIIKNFLRTIREDLIDYGTLPDYTIRRLASLKLKEDDLQSAIEEIESIKNELGEDYLEKEKKKLQKADKEIIIAIMNKKP
- a CDS encoding Eco57I restriction-modification methylase domain-containing protein, with protein sequence MEIKDILKSLTEKFNFKDLSRLFRNKTRTFREIDEPLSYLNDENFSDCKLFGEFKLENSDEMVIVTTKVNKPLSERTGKKAQYTLGKKFLKDTQRYVGGFFIFYDDKGDFRFSLIYDIPLATGKRDWSNFRRYTYFVSKEQTNKTFIQQMKEAKFSSLDSIIEAFSVEKVTKEFYQEIANWYFWAMDKVQFPDDEEKDKEKRNAKNLIRLITRIIFIWFMKEKELVPPTLFDKSFIDKIINYKDKTGSTYYKAILQNLFFATLNTYMKKDNKESRIFVEEAEKKGYLNDAYLQQGYYRYSRFIKDKKLFLEQFENVPFLNGGLFECLDKKIDGKEIRIDCFSDNPKNETRLKVPDELFFLEEETETDLSNYLEKGKNKKVTGLLTILKRYNFTIDENTPIDQDVALDPELLGKVFENLLASYNPETATTARKATGSYYTPREIVEYMVNESLVAHLKTVLNNDNQEIEQKLRMLFDYASEENPFDAQTTLKLIDAIEKIKILDPACGSGAFPMGVLHKLVLALHKLDPDNRIWKQRVLDRVPPEIRSETEQSLQNKSIDYIRKLGLIEHCIYGVDIQEIAIQISKLRFFISLLVEQRIDDTKPNRDIRALPNLETKFVAANTLIGLERPEQLNLIPGEVEELEKQLFKVREEIFYTNSRKEKLELQRKEKQLREKLKIALNHNGFQNDVAEKITSWDPFDQNTHADWFDPEWMFGVKDSFDIVIGNPPYIKEYTRREAFDGLRSSPYYQGKMDIWYLFACIGIDLLKQNGILTFIAQNNWVTSFGASKLRKKVITETVIRQLIDFNDYKIFENAGIQTMIMIFQKDNSSDNYKIDYRKILSQEPTFKDVIDILQKNKNENIQFLISVIHRESYIGRSLTFNDNSTEKILHKIYSITEDHLKENEITQGIVCPQDYVIKTTLKILGKGYQIGDGIFVLSDNEKEKIPFNREELKLLKPYYTTKELDRYYAVRKNSEWIIYTGSQFKDPKNIRPYPNIKKHLDKFQNVITSDNKPYGLHRARDEKFFKGEKIIAVRKCIRPTFTYTDFECYVSAAFYIIKTSRFNLKYLTGLLNSRLIEFWLKHKGKMQGNNYQIDKEPLLNIPLPSITTANQSMVQQIEVLVDKILAAKKQNPQADTSAWEKEIDNLVYQLYELTPEEIEIIEWGK
- a CDS encoding DUF1828 domain-containing protein, which produces MLIQEYINSLKEQFNNFFYLKEKRENIFQVYAPLYHSDGDMMDIFLTEIPEKGLVRISDFGLTLMRLSYSFDIDTPNKEKIFNKILAENSIQNNSGNLFIDVKPEYIYHGLMQFAQAVSKITNMRLYKREVIHSLFFEMLDEFIMTKLQKYNPQKRFYPIPDHEEYEVDYCFNHRRRPIYLFGVNNAANARLTTISCQKFIAEKLTFRSLVVLENLDVIGKKDQARLMSAADKQFPSLEEFQKHAEEFIERESQLN
- a CDS encoding DUF5131 family protein, which translates into the protein MKTTKIEWTEKVWNPSIGCDKVSAGCKFCYAEVFAKRLKAIGIEDYKDGFTFKILPHRLEEPVRIKKPTKFFVNSMSDLFHEEMPFEYLDMIFDIIRKTPHHIYQILTKRDKIMLEYFSDNKAPSNVWLGVSVENSTFKKRIDTLRKINAQVRFISFEPLIGAVGSLDLRGIHWAIVGGESGRKARPIKKEWVEEIFNQCKEQGVAFFFKQWGTWGADEVKRNKKLNGRMFKGKVWDEYPIISAL
- a CDS encoding ImmA/IrrE family metallo-endopeptidase, whose translation is MEIKINNDILLWAVDRAGLSLDEISQKIPSFISWLKGEKIPTLKQLQSFAQKVYLPFGYLFLERPPEEKLPIPFFRTNPKGTSQTNQDKIPINVFDTILIVQQRQEWLSNYLKENDYDRLNFVGKFRNKSFQIEEVVADIKNTLKLKEDWARELSTWENAKNYLAEKIEESGIMVNFNSVVGNNTRRKIKVDDCRGFVLIDEYAPFLFVNSADSKSAQMFTLAHELAHIWLGESAGFDFRNLQPADNPTEILCDKIAAEFLVPESELKSVLAYDYSIEKIARTFKVSQIVIARRLFDIGEMSKNKFLEFYNEYIKRDFKKKEEQEGGGDFYKTQRKRLSTRFLSYVNQAVLTNKLLIREAYQLTGLKGDTYNKFMREHLY
- a CDS encoding DUF4411 family protein produces the protein MSLFILDTNFFIQSHRITYPLDVATTFWQKIKKLCLENKIISIDKVRDEIFKNDDELKKWIEQNIPEEFFKSTETLQVISEYQKVVQWANSKSNHYVQKAINDFLRYENADAWIVAYAISFNDNCQIVTQEKSEPNRKNKIKIPEVCDAFNIQYKNIIEMFRLLGETF
- a CDS encoding DUF5131 family protein, encoding MTEKVWNPSIGCDKVSAGCKFCYAEVFAK
- a CDS encoding DUF5131 family protein; its protein translation is MIFDIIRKTPQHIYQILTKRDKIMLKYFLNREVPSNVWLGVSVESVAFKKRKVNIASVEPKEILFD
- a CDS encoding pyrimidine dimer DNA glycosylase/endonuclease V; the protein is MRLWSIHPKYLDTKGLVAVWREALLAKKVLEGNTKGYKNHPQLVRFKNYSKPLKAINAYLFFIWQESNKRGYNFSSHKIIKSSLLPIIKVTNGQIEFEFLHLLEKLKTRDKGKFNSLKNLSLELVETHPIFKKVSGKIEKWEKSGKIPLKT